In one window of Arthrobacter pascens DNA:
- a CDS encoding L-idonate 5-dehydrogenase: protein MTTASESSAPLAVSTVLPKEGPAVVAHAAGELRIENIPLASPQPDQAVVEIAYGGICGSDLHYWLHGAAGESVLKAPMVLGHEIVGVVIRAAGDGTGPAEGSAVAVHPATPGPSTGPGVVRYPEDRPNLSPGCTYLGSAARFPHTDGAFSRYANLPSRMLRLLPAGLDLKTAALVEPASVGWHAVARAGDVRGKTALVIGSGPIGALAVAVLKRAGAARIVAVDMHRRPLGIAQAVGADEVLEAGETDAIADVQADVVIESSGSHHGLASALKGAARGGKVVMVGLLPSGPQPVPISLAITRELELLGSFRFNDEIDDVIAALADGSLFVDPVITHVFPLERGLEAFETAKNSAESGKVLLSFSPDAPGSGQPSTGQAAS, encoded by the coding sequence ATGACTACAGCGAGCGAGTCCTCCGCACCCCTTGCCGTCTCAACAGTGCTTCCGAAGGAGGGCCCAGCCGTCGTCGCCCACGCGGCCGGTGAACTTCGGATTGAGAACATTCCATTAGCTTCACCACAACCCGACCAGGCTGTCGTCGAAATAGCGTATGGCGGCATCTGCGGCTCCGATTTGCACTACTGGCTGCATGGCGCGGCCGGGGAGTCGGTGCTGAAGGCGCCCATGGTGCTGGGGCACGAAATTGTGGGTGTGGTGATCCGCGCGGCGGGAGACGGAACAGGTCCAGCAGAGGGCTCCGCCGTCGCCGTGCATCCAGCGACGCCGGGGCCGAGTACCGGCCCCGGCGTCGTCCGATACCCCGAGGACAGGCCCAACTTATCCCCTGGCTGCACCTACCTCGGCAGCGCGGCGCGTTTTCCTCATACGGACGGCGCTTTCAGCCGGTACGCGAACCTGCCGTCACGGATGCTGAGGCTCCTTCCGGCCGGCCTGGATCTGAAGACTGCGGCGCTCGTCGAACCGGCCAGCGTGGGCTGGCATGCTGTCGCCCGGGCGGGCGACGTGCGGGGCAAGACAGCCTTGGTTATCGGCAGCGGCCCCATCGGTGCCCTCGCCGTCGCCGTGCTGAAGCGCGCCGGTGCTGCGCGGATCGTGGCTGTGGACATGCACCGGCGGCCTCTTGGGATCGCACAGGCAGTGGGTGCCGACGAGGTGCTGGAGGCAGGGGAGACGGACGCGATCGCGGATGTGCAGGCCGACGTCGTCATCGAATCTTCCGGAAGCCACCATGGCCTGGCTTCCGCCCTCAAGGGAGCCGCCCGCGGCGGCAAGGTGGTGATGGTCGGGCTCCTGCCGTCCGGACCCCAGCCGGTCCCGATTTCACTGGCAATTACGCGTGAGCTGGAACTGTTGGGATCGTTCCGGTTCAATGACGAGATCGACGACGTTATTGCCGCGCTCGCCGACGGCTCACTGTTCGTGGACCCCGTGATCACCCACGTGTTCCCGCTGGAACGCGGACTCGAGGCGTTTGAAACGGCGAAGAACTCCGCCGAGTCCGGCAAGGTCCTGCTGAGCTTCTCTCCGGACGCGCCAGGATCCGGTCAGCCTTCCACCGGCCAGGCGGCGTCGTGA
- a CDS encoding gluconokinase translates to MTPAIPPLVVMGVSGSGKSVLGQALGQGLGIPFIDADDLHPASNKALMAAGIPLSDADRFPWLTLVGATLARGVADGHASVVACSALKRSYRDLLRSHVPGLLLVPIDGPAEIIARRLETREHEFMPATLLASQLATLEPLEADEAHIRVPAELSVEEAVDLVRTRLTASAAATPR, encoded by the coding sequence GTGACGCCGGCAATCCCTCCCCTGGTGGTGATGGGTGTTTCGGGAAGCGGCAAGAGCGTCCTGGGCCAGGCCCTGGGCCAAGGGCTCGGTATCCCCTTCATCGATGCCGATGACCTCCATCCGGCGTCGAACAAGGCGCTCATGGCCGCAGGCATCCCGCTGAGCGACGCAGACAGATTCCCCTGGCTTACGCTGGTTGGCGCCACCCTGGCCAGGGGAGTCGCGGATGGCCACGCGAGCGTGGTTGCCTGCTCCGCGCTCAAACGCTCCTACCGGGATCTGCTCCGGAGCCACGTGCCAGGCCTGCTCCTGGTCCCCATCGACGGCCCGGCTGAGATCATTGCGCGCAGGCTGGAAACCCGGGAGCACGAATTCATGCCTGCCACGCTGCTGGCTTCACAGCTGGCGACGCTGGAACCGCTCGAAGCCGACGAGGCGCACATCCGGGTTCCGGCTGAGCTGAGCGTGGAGGAGGCCGTGGACCTGGTGCGAACCAGGCTTACCGCCTCCGCGGCAGCCACGCCGCGCTGA